In a genomic window of Struthio camelus isolate bStrCam1 chromosome 20, bStrCam1.hap1, whole genome shotgun sequence:
- the SAPCD2 gene encoding suppressor APC domain-containing protein 2 isoform X2 gives MAPERGARPPPAEPPAGTEGLPKAFLQSLRTLFDILDDRRRGYVHLREIESRWQGAEARELPAGVLDGLRQAAPASGYLTFERFVLGLRAALLSADGGLPAKGRPPGRGRGQPRAPAEKGRGAAVSASRSLEKLPSPHGTEERRGQSAGHREPEPGQPRCRGADAKPAGQSQEDGGHAGAGDARRHQRGRAEHRRHTITNGVDFSVLKHMKELEQEKDFLLQGVEMLERAREWYHQRIQFMQERQRLLGKDKTSTDFLPDGSQSHLGCLLPKLQDVNCCLSDLLSAVGKPMNPSSALNRLGPAAPVVSPASAGSQQAISMLKEQNRLLTKEVTDKSERITQLEQEKSALIKQLFEARALNNHETSQLDSTFI, from the exons atggccccggagcgcggcgcccggccgccccccgccgagccgcccgccggcACTGAGGGGCTGCCCAAGGCCTTCCTGCAGAGCCTGCGGACCCTCTTCGACATCCTCGACGACCGGCGGCGGGGGTACGTGCACCTCCGGGAGATCGAGTCCCGCTGGCAGGGGGCGGAGGCCCGGGAGCTGCCGGCCGGGGTGCTGGACGGGCTGCGGCAGGCGGCGCCGGCCAGCGGCTACCTCACCTTCGAGCGCTTCGTGCTGGGGCTGCGCGCCGCGCTGCTGAGCGCCGACGGCGGCCTCCCGGCCAaggggcggcccccggggcgcggccgcggccagccgcgggccccggcggagaagggccgcggcgccgccgtgAGCGCCTCGCGGAGCCTGGAGAAGCTGCCGAGCCCGCACGGCACCGAGGAGCGGCGGGGGCAGAGCGCCGGACaccgggagccggagccgggccaGCCCCGCTGCCGAG GTGCTGATGCTAAGCCTGCTGGGCAGTCCCAGGAAGATGGCGGCcatgcaggggctggggatgctcGGAGGCATCAGAGAGGACGTGCAGAACATCGGCGACACACCATCACCAATGGTGTGGACTTCAGCGTG CTGAAGCATATGAAGGAGCTGGAACAGGAGAAGGATTTCCTGCTCCAGGGTGTGGAGATGTTAGAGCGTGCCCGGGAGTGGTATCACCAGCGCATCCAGTTTATGCAGGAGCGTCAGAGACTCCTGGGGAAAGACAAAACCAGCACT GACTTCCTCCCTGATGGCAGCCAGAGCCACCTGGGGTGCCTGCTCCCTAAGCTGCAGGATGTGAACTGCTGCCTGAGTGACCTCCTTTCTGCTGTGGGCAAG CCAATGAACCCTTCCTCAGCTCTGAACAGGCTgggccctgcagcccctgtgGTGTCCCCAGCCTCAGCAGGATCCCAGCAAGCCATCAGTATGCTGAAGGAGCAAAACCGGCTTCTCACCAAG GAAGTGACTGACAAGAGCGAGCGCATCacccagctggagcaggagaaatCTGCCCTGATCAAGCAGCTCTTTGAGGCTCGGGCCCTCAATAACCACGAAACAAGCCAGCTGGACTCCACCTTCATCTAG
- the SAPCD2 gene encoding suppressor APC domain-containing protein 2 isoform X1 has translation MAPERGARPPPAEPPAGTEGLPKAFLQSLRTLFDILDDRRRGYVHLREIESRWQGAEARELPAGVLDGLRQAAPASGYLTFERFVLGLRAALLSADGGLPAKGRPPGRGRGQPRAPAEKGRGAAVSASRSLEKLPSPHGTEERRGQSAGHREPEPGQPRCRGADAKPAGQSQEDGGHAGAGDARRHQRGRAEHRRHTITNGVDFSVLKHMKELEQEKDFLLQGVEMLERAREWYHQRIQFMQERQRLLGKDKTSTASQGRRRTSLPVPTNVWIRMYPCLAGLCCSLFTSHQAIDGVRIPV, from the exons atggccccggagcgcggcgcccggccgccccccgccgagccgcccgccggcACTGAGGGGCTGCCCAAGGCCTTCCTGCAGAGCCTGCGGACCCTCTTCGACATCCTCGACGACCGGCGGCGGGGGTACGTGCACCTCCGGGAGATCGAGTCCCGCTGGCAGGGGGCGGAGGCCCGGGAGCTGCCGGCCGGGGTGCTGGACGGGCTGCGGCAGGCGGCGCCGGCCAGCGGCTACCTCACCTTCGAGCGCTTCGTGCTGGGGCTGCGCGCCGCGCTGCTGAGCGCCGACGGCGGCCTCCCGGCCAaggggcggcccccggggcgcggccgcggccagccgcgggccccggcggagaagggccgcggcgccgccgtgAGCGCCTCGCGGAGCCTGGAGAAGCTGCCGAGCCCGCACGGCACCGAGGAGCGGCGGGGGCAGAGCGCCGGACaccgggagccggagccgggccaGCCCCGCTGCCGAG GTGCTGATGCTAAGCCTGCTGGGCAGTCCCAGGAAGATGGCGGCcatgcaggggctggggatgctcGGAGGCATCAGAGAGGACGTGCAGAACATCGGCGACACACCATCACCAATGGTGTGGACTTCAGCGTG CTGAAGCATATGAAGGAGCTGGAACAGGAGAAGGATTTCCTGCTCCAGGGTGTGGAGATGTTAGAGCGTGCCCGGGAGTGGTATCACCAGCGCATCCAGTTTATGCAGGAGCGTCAGAGACTCCTGGGGAAAGACAAAACCAGCACT GCTTCCCAAGGAAGGCGTAGGACGAGTCTGCCAGTTCCCACAAATGTTTGGATACGTATGTACCCTTGTCTGGCTGGGCTCTGCTGTTCCCTATTCACCTCCCATCAGGCCATAGACGGGGTCAGAATCCCAGTCTGA